One window of Mesorhizobium loti R88b genomic DNA carries:
- the greA gene encoding transcription elongation factor GreA, producing the protein MSRAFTREEDSENAIAGVGERPISTHRNLVTEHGLAQIEDNLADLRDILAKAERKADRERIAVVSRDLRYWTARRENAELSVPEPGSDLVRFGMGVTLEGDDGKKVHWKIVGEDEADPTKGSISHVSPMAVALFGKKVGEVVTVNGKEWEIVKLSDS; encoded by the coding sequence ATGAGCAGAGCTTTTACCCGCGAAGAAGATAGCGAAAACGCCATTGCCGGCGTCGGCGAACGGCCGATCAGCACGCACCGCAATCTGGTGACCGAGCACGGCTTGGCGCAGATCGAGGATAATTTGGCCGATCTGCGCGATATCCTGGCGAAAGCCGAACGGAAAGCCGACCGCGAGCGCATCGCCGTCGTCTCACGCGATTTGCGCTACTGGACGGCCCGGCGCGAGAATGCCGAGCTTTCCGTACCGGAGCCCGGCAGCGATCTGGTGCGCTTCGGCATGGGTGTCACGCTGGAAGGCGATGACGGCAAGAAAGTGCACTGGAAGATCGTCGGCGAGGACGAGGCCGATCCCACCAAGGGCAGCATTTCGCACGTTTCTCCGATGGCGGTCGCGCTGTTCGGCAAGAAGGTTGGCGAGGTCGTCACGGTCAACGGCAAGGAATGGGAAATCGTCAAGCTGTCGGACAGTTAG
- a CDS encoding TIGR03808 family TAT-translocated repetitive protein, protein MLNRRTLLTGTAGFAVIGLALGKAAAAGLTGIEKASIRGSINATDLGVQPGTFDDQSKAFAKLLRDANSRDIPVFLPAGTYVVSNLSLPSRVRLSGVSGATRIVYGGDGHLFMAEQADHIELSGLVFDGSNRSMGDYAQGLLDLRRVGHLVVDNCQITGSGKNGLALERAVGRIERTDISGAADAGIYSVEAGGLAITGNTISDCANGGILVHRWQAAEDGTMVTGNRVERIGARSGGTGQNGNGINAFRAGNVIISGNVVSDCAFSAIRANSSSNLQISGNTCSRSGETAVYSEFSFEGAVISNNIVDGAANGISIVNFNEGGRMGVCSGNIVRNLSTSGAYTADPPGFGVGIGVEADTIASNNVIENAPLYGMSIGWGPYLRNVVATGNIIRKAGTGIVVSVVEGAGTAVISDNVIDGALNGAVIGQRWAEPVTADLTQLTNSGFAHVTVERNRVS, encoded by the coding sequence ATGTTGAACAGACGAACGCTGCTGACCGGAACCGCCGGCTTTGCCGTCATCGGCCTTGCGCTCGGCAAAGCGGCGGCCGCCGGCCTGACCGGCATCGAAAAGGCCTCGATACGCGGCTCGATCAATGCCACTGACCTTGGCGTGCAGCCCGGCACCTTCGACGACCAGAGCAAGGCCTTTGCCAAGCTGCTGCGCGACGCGAACAGCCGGGACATACCGGTGTTCCTGCCGGCGGGCACCTATGTGGTGTCCAACCTCTCGCTGCCCAGCCGGGTGCGTCTTTCCGGCGTGTCGGGTGCGACGCGGATCGTCTATGGCGGCGACGGCCACCTCTTCATGGCCGAACAGGCCGACCATATCGAGTTGAGCGGGTTGGTCTTTGACGGCTCGAACCGCTCGATGGGCGACTATGCGCAAGGGCTGCTCGATCTGCGCCGGGTCGGTCATCTCGTGGTCGACAATTGCCAGATAACCGGCAGCGGCAAGAACGGACTGGCGCTGGAACGTGCGGTTGGGCGCATCGAGCGCACGGACATATCGGGAGCTGCCGATGCCGGCATCTATTCAGTCGAAGCCGGAGGCCTGGCGATCACGGGCAACACCATCTCCGACTGCGCCAATGGCGGCATCCTCGTGCATCGCTGGCAAGCCGCGGAGGACGGCACGATGGTCACCGGCAATCGTGTCGAACGCATCGGTGCGCGCAGTGGCGGAACCGGCCAGAACGGCAATGGCATCAACGCCTTTCGCGCCGGCAATGTCATCATCTCGGGCAATGTCGTCTCGGACTGCGCTTTCTCGGCAATCCGCGCCAACAGTTCCAGCAATCTGCAGATTTCCGGCAACACCTGTTCGCGCTCGGGCGAGACCGCAGTCTATTCCGAATTCTCGTTCGAGGGCGCCGTCATCAGCAACAACATCGTCGATGGCGCGGCCAACGGCATCTCGATCGTCAACTTCAACGAAGGCGGCCGCATGGGTGTCTGTTCAGGCAACATCGTGCGCAATTTGTCGACCAGCGGCGCCTACACCGCGGACCCGCCCGGCTTCGGCGTCGGCATTGGCGTCGAGGCCGACACCATCGCGTCCAACAATGTCATCGAGAATGCGCCGCTCTACGGCATGTCGATCGGCTGGGGGCCGTATCTGCGCAATGTCGTGGCCACGGGCAACATCATCCGCAAGGCGGGCACGGGCATTGTCGTCAGCGTGGTCGAAGGTGCCGGCACAGCCGTCATCTCCGACAACGTCATCGACGGCGCGTTGAACGGTGCCGTCATCGGCCAGCGCTGGGCCGAACCGGTGACGGCAGACCTGACC